In Fluviicola taffensis DSM 16823, the following are encoded in one genomic region:
- a CDS encoding KdsC family phosphatase codes for MISYKERLNAITTFIFDIDGVLTDGTVFPYHGDLLRGLNSKDGYAIQYAVKKGYKVFIITGGNSEDVKNSLLHLGVLEVHLRSSDKVNVYEELKKNHQLKDEEVLYMGDDLPDYQVMHLVGMAACPQDAVMEIKHVSHYQSPYFGGKGCARDVIEQTLRVHGDWFQEEAFIW; via the coding sequence ATGATTAGCTACAAAGAGCGCTTGAATGCAATTACGACGTTCATTTTTGATATTGATGGGGTTTTAACCGATGGAACTGTTTTTCCCTATCATGGAGATTTATTGCGTGGGTTAAATTCAAAAGATGGTTACGCTATTCAATATGCTGTCAAAAAAGGATACAAAGTATTCATCATCACTGGAGGAAATTCAGAAGACGTGAAGAATAGTTTATTGCACCTAGGTGTTTTAGAAGTTCATTTGCGTTCTTCGGATAAAGTAAACGTTTACGAAGAATTAAAGAAAAACCACCAACTGAAAGACGAAGAAGTCTTATACATGGGGGATGATTTACCTGACTACCAAGTCATGCACTTAGTAGGAATGGCTGCTTGTCCGCAAGATGCCGTAATGGAAATCAAACACGTTTCACACTACCAGTCGCCTTATTTTGGAGGAAAAGGATGTGCTCGCGATGTCATTGAACAAACATTGCGCGTTCACGGCGATTGGTTTCAGGAAGAGGCTTTTATTTGGTAA